One Blastocatellia bacterium genomic window, CTTAGCTTACAAAACCAAGGCACGTTGAGATCTTTCTGGCCGTTTCTTTGACCAGTCGCCCGAGTTCGGGGATGTTGTCGTAAGTAATTTGGCTGGTTGTGCCGGCGATGCTAATAGCAGCTATGACCTCGCCTTGATGATTGAAGACGGGCGCGCCAATGCATCTCACTCCCAGCTCATCCTCTTCATCATCGAGCGAGTAACCGCGAGCACGAACTTTTTGGAGGTCCTGGATGAGTTTATCTGGAGAGGTGATGGTCTTATGGTTGTGG contains:
- a CDS encoding IclR family transcriptional regulator translates to HNHKTITSPDKLIQDLQKVRARGYSLDDEEDELGVRCIGAPVFNHQGEVIAAISIAGTTSQITYDNIPELGRLVKETARKISTCLGFVS